DNA sequence from the Parambassis ranga chromosome 1, fParRan2.1, whole genome shotgun sequence genome:
GGCTGAAGTGAAAGTGAAGAAGGAGACGAACGTCTCGGAGGCTGCGGAGGTCGAGAGCAGGTCAGCAGCACCGGGCGGAGTTCTGTCACATTTACCCGGGCTTCAGGTTTGGTCTCAGCTATGGGACCAGCCAGACCTCACCTGAAGCCCTGAAGGTCCAGCTCCTTCCCTCAACCTGCTCCTGATCATTTCTACTAGTTTCCCATGTCATCAGATAATGTGTCGATGAATTTATTTCAACATTAGTAAGGATCTGATCATAAATGTGTTTGACCGACAGGCTGCTTACAAACAGACAGCATGACTGACAGCAAAACTTATAAATATACCTGCTGAATATTAGTagtgtgtcctgacgtccagatatcatggcagctggtctgtccctctcctgacggttctcttccacctccagcgtGTCCACACTCTGCTTAATATAATAATAGGCCTTattatctatgtttttttttggctggtgcgacctaCAGTCCAGAAAATATGGTAAAATGGCGGGTCTGCTCCTGTCAGCAGCTGGCCatcatgtctgtatgtgtttctCCATGTTCAcgcgtgcgtgcatgtgtgcaggaTCAAGGAGTTGTGTCAGCAGTTCCCTCAGGGCATCACAGACCAGGTGATCCAGAACGACATGCCTCACCTGGAGCCTCAGCAGAGAGCCATGGCCATCAACAAGCTGCTGTCATTGGTCAGCTTCCTCTCACTGTTCACCGATCACACTGATTGACAAGGTATTGATGATGTCATGTTAAACTTCTCCAGGGTCAGCTTGACCTGCTGAGGAACAGCTCAGGCCTCCTGTACAGACTGAAGGACACTCAAAGTGTCAGGTACACACAGATactcacagatacacagactcacacagacacacacacacacacacacacacacagacagagactcacacacagacacacatagatacacagactcactgacacagactcacacacagacagacacacagactcacacacagatacacagactcactcactgacacacacagacagtgtacaTTGTGAAGACTGAGCCGgagctgctgtctctgtttcaGTAAGATGAAAGGTTCAGACAACCAGGAGAAGCTCGTCTATCAGATCATCGAAGATGCAGGAAACAAAggtaatgcacacacacaaaggcaaacacacagcagctggctgTGAGATGCTCAccgtgtgtgtggctgcaggtaTCTGGAGCAGAGACATCAGATTTAAAAGTAACCTTCCTCTGACTGAGATCAACAAGATCCTGAAGAACCTGGAGAGCAAGAAGCTCATCAAGGCTGTCAAATCTGTGGcagtgagtccacacacacacacacacacacacacacacacacacacacagatcagttaCAGCAGTTGTTCCAGCACTTCCTGTGTAGATACAgcatttttgtctgtgtgtttcaggcgTCTAAGAAGAAAGTATACATGCTGTACAACCTGCAGCCAGACCGCTCGGTGACGGGCGGCGCCTGGTACAGTGACCAAGACTTTGAGTCGGAGTTCGTCGAAGTTCTCAACCAGCAATGTTTCAAGTTCTTGCAGAGCAAGGTACAAACGTAATACACATGGCCGCTGTCTGCTGCGATGCCAtgatgcgtgtgtgtctgtgtgtgtgttctgtgtgtgtgttggccctGTGACCctgagctttgtgtgtctgtgtgtctctgtgtgtgtgtgtctgtgtgtgtgttggtctgtggCCCTgagcttggtgtgtgtgtctctctgtgtgtctctctgtgtgtctctctgtgtgtctctctgtgtgtctctctgtgtgtctctctgtgtgtctctctgtgtgtctctctgtgtgtctctgtctgtgtgtctctgtgtgtgtgtgtgtgttggccctGTGaccctgagctgtgtgtgtctgtgtgtgtgttggtctgtggccctgagctttgtgtgtgtgtctgtctgtgtgtctctctgtgtgtctctgtctgtgtgtctgtgtgtgtgtgttggccctGTGaccctgagctgtgtgtgttctgtgtgtctgtgtgttggcccTGTGACCctgagctttgtgtgtgtgtgtctctgtctgtgtgttggtctgtgaccctgagctttgtgtgtgtgtgtctctgtctgtgtgttggtctgtgaccctgagctgtgtgtgtgttgaggctGAGGCAGCACGGGACAGCAAGCAGAGTCCAATGGTCCAGAGAAACAGCTCCTTCGCCACCTCACATGAAGTCTGGAAGTACATCTGTGAGCTGGGAATCAGCAAGGTAAGTCACGGTGACATCACTCCTCACGCTGACCAATCACACACCCTGCTGTACCTGCAGCTCCACAGCTTAGTGCGAGACGAACAGTTCAAGGCGGACAGGAAGGCTGTGGTCTGATGAACCGCTGTGTGCAGGTGGATCTGTCCATGGACGACATCGAGACCATCCTGAACACACTGATTTACGATGGAAAGGTGGAGATGACCGTGATCGCAGCCAAAGAGGGGACGGTGGGCAGCGTGGACGGACAGATGAAGCTGTACAGAGGAGTCAACGCCATCATCCAGCCCACAGGCCTCGTGAAGACGCCGTGTGGACTCTGCCCGGTAGGCCTCACCGACACTTCTGTGATGTGTTGACAGTCCGCTGAGCTCACTGctttcctctctgcaggtgttTGATGACTGTCATGAAGGAGGGGAGATCTCACCATCCAGCTGCATCTACATGACGGAGTGGTTGGACTTTTGACTGCCACGTGctgccattgttttttttctttgatgagctttattttctatttatcACAATGTTCAATAaaaccacacaaaacacaagctgaggattttgtttctgtgtaaggATGGAGAGATTAAACACTGTGAGATTTCCAATGGCCCTTGAATGCATCGTGTAAAAATTAAACCTCTTTATTCCACATGTCAGAGTTAAAATCCTCCAGAAAtaaagagttcactccaacaAGATCCAGTAAAATctaaaagtcctgtcctccttagCAACCagtaggaagccatgatggagtcacatgtgagcagcagtcaaaTGACCAACACTCAGGGAGTCTcggtctgacctgcagcttcctgcagctgatttctgtctgaatacctgagttattctgcacacacacaatctgactgctctctgactgcagacaggatggagctgaccaatgaGAAGACactctgactgatcatgtgacaggaagtgtggCTCTGCTTCTCTGAGAACAgtcatttagttttttgttggttttaatATATTGTTTTCagatgttttattctgtttaaaTGTATTTGATCGCAGGTTGTTGTCAGAGGCACCACGTCTCAGCAGGCGAGGCAGACGACTGTTCAGGCCTCAGGCCACCTGAGCAGCAGTGGCAgagtctgtctgtttgtttgtttgtttgtctgtctgtctgtttgtctatttttctgtctgtttgtctgtctttttgtctgtctgtctgtttctctatCTGTCTAtttttctgtctgcctgtctgtctgtttgtctgtctttttgtctgtctgtctgtttctctatCTGTCTAtttttctgtctgcctgtctgtctgtttgtctgtctttttgtctgtctgtctgtttctctatctgtctatttttttgtctgtttgtctgtctgttttttgcctctctgtttgtctgtctgtctgtttctctgtctatttttctgtctgtctgtctttttgtctgtctatctgtttgtttgtctgtctgtctatttttctgtctgtctgtttctctgtctatttttctgtctgcctgtttgtttgtctgtctgtttctctatctgtctatttttttgtctgtttgtctgtctgtctgtctgtttgtctgttttttgcctgtctgtttgtctgtctgttttttgcctgtctgtttgtctgtctgtctgtttgtttgtttgtctgtctgtcagagcTTCAGTGAGAACAGGTCGTCTTTGTTTATTCAAATTAAAGACTTCTGTGGTAAAACTCTTCCTGCTTTACTTTTGCTGGTTTATGATTtgtaatgttgttgttgttgtgttacagttgtgttgttgttggtgtcgTGCACTGTATGGATCGATGCTTTCAGACAGCTGATCCAATCAGAGTGCAGCGTTTTCCATCAGAGGTCATTAGGCAGCTCCATCAGGCTGTAATGGGCTCAGTGCTGACCGTCAGCACCGCTCAGCTTACACCAGTCCAGGAGGACAGGAAAAAGGTCCCACAATAAAACTCAGAAACATTATAACTcataaacactgtaaataaactgTGTACAGATgaagattttaaaaataaaagccaacAACAAAACCCAGACAGGTCA
Encoded proteins:
- the polr3f gene encoding DNA-directed RNA polymerase III subunit RPC6, whose translation is MAEVKVKKETNVSEAAEVESRIKELCQQFPQGITDQVIQNDMPHLEPQQRAMAINKLLSLGQLDLLRNSSGLLYRLKDTQSVSKMKGSDNQEKLVYQIIEDAGNKGIWSRDIRFKSNLPLTEINKILKNLESKKLIKAVKSVAASKKKVYMLYNLQPDRSVTGGAWYSDQDFESEFVEVLNQQCFKFLQSKAEAARDSKQSPMVQRNSSFATSHEVWKYICELGISKVDLSMDDIETILNTLIYDGKVEMTVIAAKEGTVGSVDGQMKLYRGVNAIIQPTGLVKTPCGLCPVFDDCHEGGEISPSSCIYMTEWLDF